One genomic segment of Scophthalmus maximus strain ysfricsl-2021 chromosome 3, ASM2237912v1, whole genome shotgun sequence includes these proteins:
- the wu:fl23c11 gene encoding interleukin-17 receptor C isoform X3, whose protein sequence is MLTARGAPESRVAGSSLGLSVGRTAPTMLRAPCLLLLLLLLLLFLLLRSGLSERARALERIDQDAPELRCGEGLTDCHMSSVSPYSAVLPDPNDAVDVTRVQLQVMLCCSASRDCEPCLRIVITVKPAAEQVPEESGEHTDEEELFGMNQKEQGSGENVLPEPQALVKVYLSSPGSSEIWRTLQFQTSQQPSHMRMQLSLTAAVAFDSPVVVHVYAHSKGTGNIQNITVPSLEEVCSTDLEGTVKECDAPRLRAETDHRNNLVLIQLENTEARRDDLMYQMMWNEIPGEILAWPKGKREIVISSNFVASCLCFQVWRKGKALRREFCPFKNQREVLERMQHNVSVSMVEMQLREGGTGLSWNVGAPCRLEAEVRLCKRDPAGGPCEEVRGSRQRLHNHAGWRATRNGHWNTGEFNVSSHPLLCVQIKIHGMESYLEPQCPFAKSRWRWSLPLLIGLLLMCLAILGAYFVQGVLKGAVGGGHVVLLYPADDNQTLPGLMCHLGSSLQALGFSVSLDLWSQAELSVLGPVPWLHSRLDRLKRQGGKVVLVLTQAAWMRAEEWGAQSWERNTPRNGTRHREEEEAGRRFPASSPCVDVFSASLSCILGDYLQGRAGERFMLVQFESLPPESQGGFWPLPELFRGLHVYSLPSQSLGFLTELAGAQQMATASARRKRAGGLRVASRALARGLSGFPAGTTILHFTGVSQSCVGVGVEESGETVPLQPCLITPPVSTDTSPRVKWNGFDSRRGQPMTKPQFSDEQFEMT, encoded by the exons ATGCTGACGGCGCGCGGCGCGCCGGAGTCGAGGGTCGCGGGCTCCAGCCTCGGTCTGTCCGTGGGACGGACGGCTCCCACGATGCTCCGGGCTccatgtctcctcctcctcctcctcctcctcctcctcttcctcctgctgcgcTCCGGACTGTCCGAGCGGGCGCGCGCGCTGGAGAGGATCGACCAGGACGCGCCTGAACTCAGGTGCGGCGAG GGTTTGACAGACTGCCACATGAGCTCAG tctctcCATACTCCGCTGTCCTGCCTGATCCTAACGATGCAGTGGACGTCACACGCGTGCAGCTCCAAGTGATGCTGTGCTGTTCGGCCTCACGAGACTGTGAGCCTTGCCTGCGAATCGTCATCACTGTCAAAC CAGCTGCAGAACAGGTTCCCGAGGAGTCAGGTGAACACACTGATGAAGAGGAGTTATTTGGCATGAATCAGAAGGAACAGGGAAGTGGTGAGAATGTGCTCCCTGAACCACAAG CTTTGGTGAAAGTGTATCTCAGCTCCCCAGGCAGCAGTGAAATTTGGAGGACACTCCAGTTCCAAACTTCTCAACAGCCCTCCCATATG CGAATGCAGCTGTCGTTGACAGCGGCAGTGGCGTTTGACAGTCCTGTTGTGGTTCATGTCTACGCACATTCAAAGGGAACAGGCAACATCCAAAACATCACAGTCCCATCTTTAGAAGAAG TTTGCTCCACGGACCTAGAGGGCACTGTAAAGGAATGTGACG CTCCCAGACTCCGAGCTGAGACTGATCACAGGAACAACCTGGTCCTCATCCAGCTGGAAAACACTGAAGCCAGACGAGACGATCTCATGTATCAGATGATGTGGAATGAAATACCCGGAGAGATTCTTGCATGG CCCAAAGGCAAGAGAGAAATTGTGATATCTTCAAACTTTGTTGCATCATGTCTATGCTTCCAG GTGTGGCGGAAGGGAAAAGCACTTCGAAGAGAATTCTGTCCGTTCAAAAACCAACGAG AGGTACTTGAAAGAATGCAGCACAATGTGTCCGTGTCCATGGTGGAGATGCAGCTGAGGGAGGGCGGCACAGGGCTGAGCTGGAATGTGGGCGCCCCCTGTAGACTGGAGGCAGAGGTGCGGCTGTGCAAGAGAGACCCTGCAGGAGGCCCgtgtgaggaggtgaggggctCCAGACAGCGACTCCACAACCACGCAGGCTGGCGTGCAACACGCAATGGACACTGG AATACAGGAGAGTTCAACGTGTCGTCACACCCTCTGCTTTGCGTTCAG ATAAAGATACATGGGATGGAGTCATACCTTGAGCCCCAGTGTCCATTTGCTA AATCTCGATGGCGATGGAGCCTGCCACTCCTCATTGGATTATTGCTGATGTGTTTGGCCATACTAGGAGCCTATTTTGTACAAGGGGTTCTGAAAG GTGCAGTGGGCGGTGGTCATGTGGTGTTGCTGTACCCGGCTGACGACAACCAGACTTTGCCAGGGCTGATGTGTCACCTGGGCTCGTCCCTCCAGGCCCTGGGCTTCAGTGTGTCTCTGGACCTGTGGAGCCAGGCTGAGCTCAGCGTCCTGGGCCCCGTGCCTTGGCTCCATTCAAGACTGGACCGACTCAAAAGGCAGGGGGGCAAAGTGGTGTTAGTCCTGACCCAGGCCGCCTGGATGAGGGCCGAAGAATGGGGAGCTCAGAGCTGGGAGAGAAACACTCCCAGGAACGGGACTagacacagggaggaagaggaggcaggaagaCGCTTCCCTGCTTCTTCTCCCTGTGTAGACGTTTTTAGTGCGTCATTGAGCTGCATACTAGGAGACTATTTACAGGGCCGCGCTGGTGAGCGGTTCATGTTGGTGCAGTTTGAATCACTTCCACCAGAGTCTCAAGGCGGTTTCTGGCCGCTGCCAGAACTCTTTCGTGGCCTTCATGTCTACAGCCTCCCCTCCCAGAGCCTGGGTTTTCTGACGGAGCTGGCCGGAGCTCAGCAAATGGCCACTGCATCAGCCAGACGGAAGAGGGCAGGGGGGCTCAGGGTGGCATCCCGAGCTCTGGCAAGAGGGCTGTCGGGGTTCCCAGCAGGGACAACAATATTACACTTTACAGGAGTGTCCCAGAGTTGTGTTGGGGTCGGTGTAGAAGAGTCTGGGGAAACGGTGCCGTTGCAGCCGTGTCTTATCACGCCTCCCGTCAGCACGGACACAAGCCCCAGGGTGAAATGGAACGGGTTtgacagcaggagaggacaACCCATGACCAAGCCTCAGTTTTCGGATGAGCAGTTTGAAATGACTTGA
- the wu:fl23c11 gene encoding interleukin-17 receptor C isoform X2 yields the protein MLTARGAPESRVAGSSLGLSVGRTAPTMLRAPCLLLLLLLLLLFLLLRSGLSERARALERIDQDAPELRCGEGLTDCHMSSVSPYSAVLPDPNDAVDVTRVQLQVMLCCSASRDCEPCLRIVITVKPAEQVPEESGEHTDEEELFGMNQKEQGSGENVLPEPQALVKVYLSSPGSSEIWRTLQFQTSQQPSHMRMQLSLTAAVAFDSPVVVHVYAHSKGTGNIQNITVPSLEEVCSTDLEGTVKECDAPRLRAETDHRNNLVLIQLENTEARRDDLMYQMMWNEIPGEILAWPKGKREIVISSNFVASCLCFQVWRKGKALRREFCPFKNQREVLERMQHNVSVSMVEMQLREGGTGLSWNVGAPCRLEAEVRLCKRDPAGGPCEEVRGSRQRLHNHAGWRATRNGHWNTGEFNVSSHPLLCVQIKIHGMESYLEPQCPFAKSRWRWSLPLLIGLLLMCLAILGAYFVQGVLKGFVWRWLKEDDVKGAVGGGHVVLLYPADDNQTLPGLMCHLGSSLQALGFSVSLDLWSQAELSVLGPVPWLHSRLDRLKRQGGKVVLVLTQAAWMRAEEWGAQSWERNTPRNGTRHREEEEAGRRFPASSPCVDVFSASLSCILGDYLQGRAGERFMLVQFESLPPESQGGFWPLPELFRGLHVYSLPSQSLGFLTELAGAQQMATASARRKRAGGLRVASRALARGLSGFPAGTTILHFTGVSQSCVGVGVEESGETVPLQPCLITPPVSTDTSPRVKWNGFDSRRGQPMTKPQFSDEQFEMT from the exons ATGCTGACGGCGCGCGGCGCGCCGGAGTCGAGGGTCGCGGGCTCCAGCCTCGGTCTGTCCGTGGGACGGACGGCTCCCACGATGCTCCGGGCTccatgtctcctcctcctcctcctcctcctcctcctcttcctcctgctgcgcTCCGGACTGTCCGAGCGGGCGCGCGCGCTGGAGAGGATCGACCAGGACGCGCCTGAACTCAGGTGCGGCGAG GGTTTGACAGACTGCCACATGAGCTCAG tctctcCATACTCCGCTGTCCTGCCTGATCCTAACGATGCAGTGGACGTCACACGCGTGCAGCTCCAAGTGATGCTGTGCTGTTCGGCCTCACGAGACTGTGAGCCTTGCCTGCGAATCGTCATCACTGTCAAAC CTGCAGAACAGGTTCCCGAGGAGTCAGGTGAACACACTGATGAAGAGGAGTTATTTGGCATGAATCAGAAGGAACAGGGAAGTGGTGAGAATGTGCTCCCTGAACCACAAG CTTTGGTGAAAGTGTATCTCAGCTCCCCAGGCAGCAGTGAAATTTGGAGGACACTCCAGTTCCAAACTTCTCAACAGCCCTCCCATATG CGAATGCAGCTGTCGTTGACAGCGGCAGTGGCGTTTGACAGTCCTGTTGTGGTTCATGTCTACGCACATTCAAAGGGAACAGGCAACATCCAAAACATCACAGTCCCATCTTTAGAAGAAG TTTGCTCCACGGACCTAGAGGGCACTGTAAAGGAATGTGACG CTCCCAGACTCCGAGCTGAGACTGATCACAGGAACAACCTGGTCCTCATCCAGCTGGAAAACACTGAAGCCAGACGAGACGATCTCATGTATCAGATGATGTGGAATGAAATACCCGGAGAGATTCTTGCATGG CCCAAAGGCAAGAGAGAAATTGTGATATCTTCAAACTTTGTTGCATCATGTCTATGCTTCCAG GTGTGGCGGAAGGGAAAAGCACTTCGAAGAGAATTCTGTCCGTTCAAAAACCAACGAG AGGTACTTGAAAGAATGCAGCACAATGTGTCCGTGTCCATGGTGGAGATGCAGCTGAGGGAGGGCGGCACAGGGCTGAGCTGGAATGTGGGCGCCCCCTGTAGACTGGAGGCAGAGGTGCGGCTGTGCAAGAGAGACCCTGCAGGAGGCCCgtgtgaggaggtgaggggctCCAGACAGCGACTCCACAACCACGCAGGCTGGCGTGCAACACGCAATGGACACTGG AATACAGGAGAGTTCAACGTGTCGTCACACCCTCTGCTTTGCGTTCAG ATAAAGATACATGGGATGGAGTCATACCTTGAGCCCCAGTGTCCATTTGCTA AATCTCGATGGCGATGGAGCCTGCCACTCCTCATTGGATTATTGCTGATGTGTTTGGCCATACTAGGAGCCTATTTTGTACAAGGGGTTCTGAAAG GCTTCGTATGGCGATGGTTGAAAGAAGACGATGTTAAAG GTGCAGTGGGCGGTGGTCATGTGGTGTTGCTGTACCCGGCTGACGACAACCAGACTTTGCCAGGGCTGATGTGTCACCTGGGCTCGTCCCTCCAGGCCCTGGGCTTCAGTGTGTCTCTGGACCTGTGGAGCCAGGCTGAGCTCAGCGTCCTGGGCCCCGTGCCTTGGCTCCATTCAAGACTGGACCGACTCAAAAGGCAGGGGGGCAAAGTGGTGTTAGTCCTGACCCAGGCCGCCTGGATGAGGGCCGAAGAATGGGGAGCTCAGAGCTGGGAGAGAAACACTCCCAGGAACGGGACTagacacagggaggaagaggaggcaggaagaCGCTTCCCTGCTTCTTCTCCCTGTGTAGACGTTTTTAGTGCGTCATTGAGCTGCATACTAGGAGACTATTTACAGGGCCGCGCTGGTGAGCGGTTCATGTTGGTGCAGTTTGAATCACTTCCACCAGAGTCTCAAGGCGGTTTCTGGCCGCTGCCAGAACTCTTTCGTGGCCTTCATGTCTACAGCCTCCCCTCCCAGAGCCTGGGTTTTCTGACGGAGCTGGCCGGAGCTCAGCAAATGGCCACTGCATCAGCCAGACGGAAGAGGGCAGGGGGGCTCAGGGTGGCATCCCGAGCTCTGGCAAGAGGGCTGTCGGGGTTCCCAGCAGGGACAACAATATTACACTTTACAGGAGTGTCCCAGAGTTGTGTTGGGGTCGGTGTAGAAGAGTCTGGGGAAACGGTGCCGTTGCAGCCGTGTCTTATCACGCCTCCCGTCAGCACGGACACAAGCCCCAGGGTGAAATGGAACGGGTTtgacagcaggagaggacaACCCATGACCAAGCCTCAGTTTTCGGATGAGCAGTTTGAAATGACTTGA
- the wu:fl23c11 gene encoding interleukin-17 receptor C isoform X1: protein MLTARGAPESRVAGSSLGLSVGRTAPTMLRAPCLLLLLLLLLLFLLLRSGLSERARALERIDQDAPELRCGEGLTDCHMSSVSPYSAVLPDPNDAVDVTRVQLQVMLCCSASRDCEPCLRIVITVKPAAEQVPEESGEHTDEEELFGMNQKEQGSGENVLPEPQALVKVYLSSPGSSEIWRTLQFQTSQQPSHMRMQLSLTAAVAFDSPVVVHVYAHSKGTGNIQNITVPSLEEVCSTDLEGTVKECDAPRLRAETDHRNNLVLIQLENTEARRDDLMYQMMWNEIPGEILAWPKGKREIVISSNFVASCLCFQVWRKGKALRREFCPFKNQREVLERMQHNVSVSMVEMQLREGGTGLSWNVGAPCRLEAEVRLCKRDPAGGPCEEVRGSRQRLHNHAGWRATRNGHWNTGEFNVSSHPLLCVQIKIHGMESYLEPQCPFAKSRWRWSLPLLIGLLLMCLAILGAYFVQGVLKGFVWRWLKEDDVKGAVGGGHVVLLYPADDNQTLPGLMCHLGSSLQALGFSVSLDLWSQAELSVLGPVPWLHSRLDRLKRQGGKVVLVLTQAAWMRAEEWGAQSWERNTPRNGTRHREEEEAGRRFPASSPCVDVFSASLSCILGDYLQGRAGERFMLVQFESLPPESQGGFWPLPELFRGLHVYSLPSQSLGFLTELAGAQQMATASARRKRAGGLRVASRALARGLSGFPAGTTILHFTGVSQSCVGVGVEESGETVPLQPCLITPPVSTDTSPRVKWNGFDSRRGQPMTKPQFSDEQFEMT, encoded by the exons ATGCTGACGGCGCGCGGCGCGCCGGAGTCGAGGGTCGCGGGCTCCAGCCTCGGTCTGTCCGTGGGACGGACGGCTCCCACGATGCTCCGGGCTccatgtctcctcctcctcctcctcctcctcctcctcttcctcctgctgcgcTCCGGACTGTCCGAGCGGGCGCGCGCGCTGGAGAGGATCGACCAGGACGCGCCTGAACTCAGGTGCGGCGAG GGTTTGACAGACTGCCACATGAGCTCAG tctctcCATACTCCGCTGTCCTGCCTGATCCTAACGATGCAGTGGACGTCACACGCGTGCAGCTCCAAGTGATGCTGTGCTGTTCGGCCTCACGAGACTGTGAGCCTTGCCTGCGAATCGTCATCACTGTCAAAC CAGCTGCAGAACAGGTTCCCGAGGAGTCAGGTGAACACACTGATGAAGAGGAGTTATTTGGCATGAATCAGAAGGAACAGGGAAGTGGTGAGAATGTGCTCCCTGAACCACAAG CTTTGGTGAAAGTGTATCTCAGCTCCCCAGGCAGCAGTGAAATTTGGAGGACACTCCAGTTCCAAACTTCTCAACAGCCCTCCCATATG CGAATGCAGCTGTCGTTGACAGCGGCAGTGGCGTTTGACAGTCCTGTTGTGGTTCATGTCTACGCACATTCAAAGGGAACAGGCAACATCCAAAACATCACAGTCCCATCTTTAGAAGAAG TTTGCTCCACGGACCTAGAGGGCACTGTAAAGGAATGTGACG CTCCCAGACTCCGAGCTGAGACTGATCACAGGAACAACCTGGTCCTCATCCAGCTGGAAAACACTGAAGCCAGACGAGACGATCTCATGTATCAGATGATGTGGAATGAAATACCCGGAGAGATTCTTGCATGG CCCAAAGGCAAGAGAGAAATTGTGATATCTTCAAACTTTGTTGCATCATGTCTATGCTTCCAG GTGTGGCGGAAGGGAAAAGCACTTCGAAGAGAATTCTGTCCGTTCAAAAACCAACGAG AGGTACTTGAAAGAATGCAGCACAATGTGTCCGTGTCCATGGTGGAGATGCAGCTGAGGGAGGGCGGCACAGGGCTGAGCTGGAATGTGGGCGCCCCCTGTAGACTGGAGGCAGAGGTGCGGCTGTGCAAGAGAGACCCTGCAGGAGGCCCgtgtgaggaggtgaggggctCCAGACAGCGACTCCACAACCACGCAGGCTGGCGTGCAACACGCAATGGACACTGG AATACAGGAGAGTTCAACGTGTCGTCACACCCTCTGCTTTGCGTTCAG ATAAAGATACATGGGATGGAGTCATACCTTGAGCCCCAGTGTCCATTTGCTA AATCTCGATGGCGATGGAGCCTGCCACTCCTCATTGGATTATTGCTGATGTGTTTGGCCATACTAGGAGCCTATTTTGTACAAGGGGTTCTGAAAG GCTTCGTATGGCGATGGTTGAAAGAAGACGATGTTAAAG GTGCAGTGGGCGGTGGTCATGTGGTGTTGCTGTACCCGGCTGACGACAACCAGACTTTGCCAGGGCTGATGTGTCACCTGGGCTCGTCCCTCCAGGCCCTGGGCTTCAGTGTGTCTCTGGACCTGTGGAGCCAGGCTGAGCTCAGCGTCCTGGGCCCCGTGCCTTGGCTCCATTCAAGACTGGACCGACTCAAAAGGCAGGGGGGCAAAGTGGTGTTAGTCCTGACCCAGGCCGCCTGGATGAGGGCCGAAGAATGGGGAGCTCAGAGCTGGGAGAGAAACACTCCCAGGAACGGGACTagacacagggaggaagaggaggcaggaagaCGCTTCCCTGCTTCTTCTCCCTGTGTAGACGTTTTTAGTGCGTCATTGAGCTGCATACTAGGAGACTATTTACAGGGCCGCGCTGGTGAGCGGTTCATGTTGGTGCAGTTTGAATCACTTCCACCAGAGTCTCAAGGCGGTTTCTGGCCGCTGCCAGAACTCTTTCGTGGCCTTCATGTCTACAGCCTCCCCTCCCAGAGCCTGGGTTTTCTGACGGAGCTGGCCGGAGCTCAGCAAATGGCCACTGCATCAGCCAGACGGAAGAGGGCAGGGGGGCTCAGGGTGGCATCCCGAGCTCTGGCAAGAGGGCTGTCGGGGTTCCCAGCAGGGACAACAATATTACACTTTACAGGAGTGTCCCAGAGTTGTGTTGGGGTCGGTGTAGAAGAGTCTGGGGAAACGGTGCCGTTGCAGCCGTGTCTTATCACGCCTCCCGTCAGCACGGACACAAGCCCCAGGGTGAAATGGAACGGGTTtgacagcaggagaggacaACCCATGACCAAGCCTCAGTTTTCGGATGAGCAGTTTGAAATGACTTGA
- the wu:fl23c11 gene encoding interleukin-17 receptor C isoform X4, whose translation MSSVSPYSAVLPDPNDAVDVTRVQLQVMLCCSASRDCEPCLRIVITVKPAAEQVPEESGEHTDEEELFGMNQKEQGSGENVLPEPQALVKVYLSSPGSSEIWRTLQFQTSQQPSHMRMQLSLTAAVAFDSPVVVHVYAHSKGTGNIQNITVPSLEEVCSTDLEGTVKECDAPRLRAETDHRNNLVLIQLENTEARRDDLMYQMMWNEIPGEILAWPKGKREIVISSNFVASCLCFQVWRKGKALRREFCPFKNQREVLERMQHNVSVSMVEMQLREGGTGLSWNVGAPCRLEAEVRLCKRDPAGGPCEEVRGSRQRLHNHAGWRATRNGHWNTGEFNVSSHPLLCVQIKIHGMESYLEPQCPFAKSRWRWSLPLLIGLLLMCLAILGAYFVQGVLKGFVWRWLKEDDVKGAVGGGHVVLLYPADDNQTLPGLMCHLGSSLQALGFSVSLDLWSQAELSVLGPVPWLHSRLDRLKRQGGKVVLVLTQAAWMRAEEWGAQSWERNTPRNGTRHREEEEAGRRFPASSPCVDVFSASLSCILGDYLQGRAGERFMLVQFESLPPESQGGFWPLPELFRGLHVYSLPSQSLGFLTELAGAQQMATASARRKRAGGLRVASRALARGLSGFPAGTTILHFTGVSQSCVGVGVEESGETVPLQPCLITPPVSTDTSPRVKWNGFDSRRGQPMTKPQFSDEQFEMT comes from the exons ATGAGCTCAG tctctcCATACTCCGCTGTCCTGCCTGATCCTAACGATGCAGTGGACGTCACACGCGTGCAGCTCCAAGTGATGCTGTGCTGTTCGGCCTCACGAGACTGTGAGCCTTGCCTGCGAATCGTCATCACTGTCAAAC CAGCTGCAGAACAGGTTCCCGAGGAGTCAGGTGAACACACTGATGAAGAGGAGTTATTTGGCATGAATCAGAAGGAACAGGGAAGTGGTGAGAATGTGCTCCCTGAACCACAAG CTTTGGTGAAAGTGTATCTCAGCTCCCCAGGCAGCAGTGAAATTTGGAGGACACTCCAGTTCCAAACTTCTCAACAGCCCTCCCATATG CGAATGCAGCTGTCGTTGACAGCGGCAGTGGCGTTTGACAGTCCTGTTGTGGTTCATGTCTACGCACATTCAAAGGGAACAGGCAACATCCAAAACATCACAGTCCCATCTTTAGAAGAAG TTTGCTCCACGGACCTAGAGGGCACTGTAAAGGAATGTGACG CTCCCAGACTCCGAGCTGAGACTGATCACAGGAACAACCTGGTCCTCATCCAGCTGGAAAACACTGAAGCCAGACGAGACGATCTCATGTATCAGATGATGTGGAATGAAATACCCGGAGAGATTCTTGCATGG CCCAAAGGCAAGAGAGAAATTGTGATATCTTCAAACTTTGTTGCATCATGTCTATGCTTCCAG GTGTGGCGGAAGGGAAAAGCACTTCGAAGAGAATTCTGTCCGTTCAAAAACCAACGAG AGGTACTTGAAAGAATGCAGCACAATGTGTCCGTGTCCATGGTGGAGATGCAGCTGAGGGAGGGCGGCACAGGGCTGAGCTGGAATGTGGGCGCCCCCTGTAGACTGGAGGCAGAGGTGCGGCTGTGCAAGAGAGACCCTGCAGGAGGCCCgtgtgaggaggtgaggggctCCAGACAGCGACTCCACAACCACGCAGGCTGGCGTGCAACACGCAATGGACACTGG AATACAGGAGAGTTCAACGTGTCGTCACACCCTCTGCTTTGCGTTCAG ATAAAGATACATGGGATGGAGTCATACCTTGAGCCCCAGTGTCCATTTGCTA AATCTCGATGGCGATGGAGCCTGCCACTCCTCATTGGATTATTGCTGATGTGTTTGGCCATACTAGGAGCCTATTTTGTACAAGGGGTTCTGAAAG GCTTCGTATGGCGATGGTTGAAAGAAGACGATGTTAAAG GTGCAGTGGGCGGTGGTCATGTGGTGTTGCTGTACCCGGCTGACGACAACCAGACTTTGCCAGGGCTGATGTGTCACCTGGGCTCGTCCCTCCAGGCCCTGGGCTTCAGTGTGTCTCTGGACCTGTGGAGCCAGGCTGAGCTCAGCGTCCTGGGCCCCGTGCCTTGGCTCCATTCAAGACTGGACCGACTCAAAAGGCAGGGGGGCAAAGTGGTGTTAGTCCTGACCCAGGCCGCCTGGATGAGGGCCGAAGAATGGGGAGCTCAGAGCTGGGAGAGAAACACTCCCAGGAACGGGACTagacacagggaggaagaggaggcaggaagaCGCTTCCCTGCTTCTTCTCCCTGTGTAGACGTTTTTAGTGCGTCATTGAGCTGCATACTAGGAGACTATTTACAGGGCCGCGCTGGTGAGCGGTTCATGTTGGTGCAGTTTGAATCACTTCCACCAGAGTCTCAAGGCGGTTTCTGGCCGCTGCCAGAACTCTTTCGTGGCCTTCATGTCTACAGCCTCCCCTCCCAGAGCCTGGGTTTTCTGACGGAGCTGGCCGGAGCTCAGCAAATGGCCACTGCATCAGCCAGACGGAAGAGGGCAGGGGGGCTCAGGGTGGCATCCCGAGCTCTGGCAAGAGGGCTGTCGGGGTTCCCAGCAGGGACAACAATATTACACTTTACAGGAGTGTCCCAGAGTTGTGTTGGGGTCGGTGTAGAAGAGTCTGGGGAAACGGTGCCGTTGCAGCCGTGTCTTATCACGCCTCCCGTCAGCACGGACACAAGCCCCAGGGTGAAATGGAACGGGTTtgacagcaggagaggacaACCCATGACCAAGCCTCAGTTTTCGGATGAGCAGTTTGAAATGACTTGA